GACAATCTGGAGATATAATGACAAAAGCTGGTAAACAAAATAAATTTAAAAATATTAATAATTTCGTATTATTTTTAGTCATTATTTTTCAAAATCTGAACCCAATCTATCGCCTCAGGTGATGCAGTTAATTGCACTATTGCATAAGGGGAAGGTAAAGCTTTCTCGTTAACAAACTGAACAACTCCAATTGTTAAATTTGGGGGTAATAAGGTACTTGCTGGAGATGTAGTTACAGCGTCTCCAATTTCAACAAAACTATTTTTATTTAAGAAAATTAATTTTGGTCTGTTTGTACCCATCCCAGTCAAAATTCCATGACGCTTAGTTCGATCGATCCAAGCTCCTATCTGATGTCCAGGATCGGTCAACAATCGGACTCTTGCAGTGAATGAAGTTGTGCTATCAACGAGACCAACCAAGCCTCCTGGACCAATTACTGTTTGCCCTTTCA
This is a stretch of genomic DNA from Prochlorococcus marinus str. MIT 0912. It encodes these proteins:
- the mreC gene encoding rod shape-determining protein MreC, with product MITARRKIGFHLLLKSRFWVIFFLGALLFGIRWTKGAGYLDLYTTLLKPILPGTAQREWIKEGENLERNIRLKLLEEDNNRLRKALSLQEFNTDRRISAAVISRSSRNWWKQLEINKGVKDGVLKGQTVIGPGGLVGLVDSTTSFTARVRLLTDPGHQIGAWIDRTKRHGILTGMGTNRPKLIFLNKNSFVEIGDAVTTSPASTLLPPNLTIGVVQFVNEKALPSPYAIVQLTASPEAIDWVQILKNND